The nucleotide window CCCTGGAAGACGGCGCCGGACACGGCCAGGCCGAAGCCCACCAGCAGGGCGCACAGGATGCGCGGCAGCCGGACGTCGATGACCACGCTCGCCTTGAGCGGGTCCACGGTTTCCGCCGCTCCCCGCAGCCACTCCGACAGGGCGGCGACCACTTCGCCGGGCGAGACTTCGATGAAGCCCATTCCGGCGGCCAGCACCACCATTCCTGCCAGGGAGCAGGCCAGGGCGGCGACGGCGGTGGTGCGGGAAACGGCGGTCATGGTTTTCCTTACGGCAAGAGGTGGGTTTGGGCCAGGGCGTCGTCGAGGTGGCGCACGTAGATGTCCGCCCAGGCGTCCACCATGCCCAGCCCGCGCAGGTCGGTCTTGACCGTGAAGCCTTCCTTGGCGAGCAGCACTTTCCAGGCGTCGTCCTCGTCTCCGGCCATGTCGTTGGAGGCGTGGTCGCCGGCCACGATCATGAACGGCTTGAGCAGCACGTTCTTCTTGCCGCTTTGTTTGAGCAGGGCCAGCATGTCGTCGAAGGCGGGGTAGCCTTCCACGCAGGCGACATACACGGGGTAGTCGTGCCTGTTTTGCATTTCACGTTGGAATTCCGCGTAGATGCCCGTTGAGTAGAAGTCGTTGCCATGGCCCATGTAGACCAGGGCGGCGTCCATCTTCCCGGCCTCGTCAACGTCCGCCTTGAGGGCCTGGGCCGCAGCAGCGATGTCCTCGGTGTAGGGGTGGGCGTCGCCGGGCATGCCCAGCGCCGGGCGGCCCAGCCGCATGGCGGTGAAGGGCAGGGATTTGGCCTTGACCGTGCGGATGGAGCGCAGGCCGATCAGGGTGTTCTTCAGGTCCGCGAACTCCTCGCCGGAGAAGACGTGCAGGGACTGGACGGTGACGTCCTTGTATCCGGCGTCGGACAGGTCGGCCAGGGTGGCCAGCGGGCTCTTCACGAACAGCACGTCTTCGGGCACGCCGGGGTTGGCCTTCTGCCAGGCCGCGTCGTCGCGGCGTTCCTTCCAGATGTTCCGGATGATGCCGGAGGTGAAGGCGAGCCTGACCAACGTGCCGGGGTGGGCCTTTTCGATCCGGGTCCGGATGTTCAGGATGGACTTGAGCGCCTCGGGATAGGAAGTGCCGAAGGCGGCCAGGACGATGGCCTGTTTGGCCGGGCCCTGGTCGTGATGGCCGGCAAAGGCGGGGACGGCCAGGGTGAGAACGAGAACGCAGACGATGAGCGATTCTACGATACGATGCATGATTTCCTCCGTTTCGGAGGGCGTGTTCTGGGAATGAAAACCCCCTTTTCCGTCGGATTCCGGAAAAGGGGAGCCGTTTTTTCCCTTCAGTGCCGCAAGCGGTAAGCCCTCGTACCACCGGGGCAGGACCATGGTCGTCAAGCCGCTTTGGAACGACCGGATGCGCGGCTGCGGATTCGAGAATCCGGCAGGCTGGCCCGGTGGCGGCTTGTCAGGCAGGTCTTCCGGCTGGCCCCTCGCGCCTTCGCCTTCCCAGGCGTATGCCCAGTGGCGTGTTGAAAGCGGTCGGCAGGGCGTCACGGCGGCGGGTCCGCTCCCGATTCACACGGGATTCCCTATTGAGCTGTCGAGCACCTGAAGTCGCGAAATTATGTCCGGTCGGGCCGTTATGTCAAGCTCGTTTGCGCCTGTGCGGCGATCCGTTCCTGGAAGTGGCGGATCATTTCCTCGGTGTCTATGACCAGGGCGTCGGATTCGCCCATCATGCCGTAGCCGAGGATGGGGATGTCGAAGATTTCCTCCACGGGAACGGTGAAGCCCGTGATGACTACCTGCTGCTGCCTGAGGACCTCGTCCACCAGGATGGCGCCCTTGTAGTCGCCCACGCGCACGACGATGGCCTGGGCCATCTCGATGTCGTCCACCTGCGGGGTCAGGTCCAGGAGGTCGGCAAGCCTGAGCAGGGTGTGGATCTCGCCGCGCACGTCCACGGTCTCGCGTCCGTCCGGCAGCCCGACCACGTCGTTGAGGCGCGGCATGTATATTTCCACCACGTCCCGGCTGGGCACGATGAACGTCTCGCCGCCCACCTTGGCGATGAGGGCTTCCACGATGCCTTCGTTGGCCGAGCGGTCCAGGGGGATTTCGATGGTGAAGGCCGCGCCCTTGCCCAGCTCGCTCTCGATGCGCACGTCGCCGTCCAGGGTGACCTTGATGGCGTTGACCACGGCGTCCATGCCCACGCCGCGACCGGACACGTCGGTGATCTTCTCCGCCGTGGAAAAGCCGCTCTGGAGCACGAACTGGAGGATTTCCCCGGTTTCGTATTCACCGTCCGCCTCGGCCAGTCCCTTTTCGATGGCCTTGTTGAGAATCCTGTCGGGGTCCAGCCCGCGGCCGTCGTCCCTGACCTGGATGTATGCGTTGTCGCCCTTCCGCCAGGCGGACAGGGTGACGATGCCGGTGTCGGTCTTGCCTGCGGCCTTGCGCCCGTCGGGGTCTTCCAGGCCGTGGTCCACGGCGTTGCGCAGCAGGTGGACCAGGGGCTCGTTGAGGCTTTCCACGATGGTCTTGTCCAGGGCCAGGTCGTCGCCATTGACCTGGAAGTCGATCTTCTTGCCGATCTTCTGGCTCAGGCTCTTGACCAGCCGGTGCATGGGCATGAAAATCTGCTTGAGCGGCACCAGGCGGATGGAGTTGACCTCCATCTGGAGCTTGCTGATGACGTTGTCCAGTTCACGCAGGGAGGAAGCCACCTGGGACATGTTGGTGGAGCCGCCCTGGGCGATGACCGCATAGGTGACCATGAGCTTGCCCACCAGTTCGATGACCCGGTCCAGGGAGTCCGTGGGCACGCGGATGGAGGAGATGGCCGAGGCCGCAGTCTTGGCCTCGGGCTTGGCCTTTTCCGGCTTTTTGGCTTCTTCGGCCTGGTCCTGCTCGCCTTGCTCTTCGATTTCGACTTCAACGGCGGGCGGCTCCTCAAAGGCCTTGGCCGCACTCTCTTCGGTCTCCTCGACAAAGCCGGAGGAGGACTTTTCGATCTTGGCCAGGGCGTCGGCGCTATCTTCCAGAAGGCCGCCCAGGGCGAAGAAGAATTTCTTGTGGGCCTCGCAGATGCCGAGCATGGAGGTGATGATTTCCCGGCTCGGCGGCGTGATGCCGTCCTTGAGCATGTCCAGGATGGCGATGACGCTTGCCGAGGAGAGTTTCATGCATGACAAGCCGAGTGCATCCACGGCCTCGCCGGCGCCCTGGCCGGTGGCTTCCACGTCGAGAATTTGCGTCTCGATGTCTTCGATGCACTGTATGATGCTGTCCTGCATGATATCCCCTTATTGCGTAGTGAAATAGGTTTCTTCGTCGGCGTAAACGGAAATGGTCTGGTCGAAACCCCAGGCGTAGAGGGTCATCCTGGCTTCGGCAGACATGTTGCAGGCGGCGATCTTGAAGGTGGTGCCCATGGAGGACACGGCCGCCCAGGCCCCGGAGCCGAAGGTCAGGACCTGGCCCAGGTCCAGGAGGATGGAGTCCCCGGGCTCCACGGAGAGGATGGCCGAGATGATGGGCTTGAAATGGCCGTCCAGGTGGACGCGGGGGTCCTTGACGCGGATGATGGTCACCTCGTCCCGCGTCTCCACGTCCACGCCCGCGCCGGTGATTTCGGAAATTTCCTGGCCGGACTCCGATGCCGCGCGGATGAGTTCCAGGACCTCGTTCTGCTCTTCCTCGTCCGGGTTCCCTTCGCGCAACTGCTCAAGGACCTGGAAGATCATGTTCACCCCGCGCGAGAGCAGGGTGACGTTTTCCGACGTCGAATCCACATCGCCGGACTGGACCTTCTTCAGGAAGTCCTCGATCTTGTGGGTGAAATGGGATGCCTCTTCGAATCCCGCCATGAAGCCGGTCACACCCTTGATGGTGTGCAGGGGGCGGGCCAGGATTTCGATGCCGTCGGCGAGTTTGTCGCCTTCCAGCATTTCCAGCCCGTCCATGACCTGGGGGTAGTATTTGTCGTTGACCTCGGAGAAGAACTCCTCGACCATTGGATCTTCGCTCATGACGGTCCTTTCCTATTTGTTCAGAAGTCCGAGCTTTTCCAGTTCCTCGTAAAGCTTGTCCTTGGCAACCGGCTTGACGATGTAGGCGGAGGCCTCGCCGTCGTAGAACGTCTTAATGACGGTCTGCGGATCGTCCAGGGCCGTGGTCATGATCACCTTGACTCTCGGGCGATAGTTGTTTTCGTTTTCGATCTTTCGGATCTTCTGCAATGCCTCGATCCCGTCCACCTCGGGCATCATGATGTCCATCAGAATCAGGTCGTACGGATTACCGTCCGTGTGGCTCAGCTTGAACGCCTCAACGGCCTCCCGCCCGTTGACGACGATATCGACATCGAACAGGGTCATGAGGAAGGACCGCAAAACTTTGCGGCTGAGGAATTCGTCTTCGACAATCAATGCGCGCATGCTTCACTCCGTCGGTATCTAGGGAAATAGTACCAATTTCTCTTCTTTTCCTATGGTAAAGGAAAAAAAGTCAATACGATGATTGAAGATTATCATGCCTTGCGATAGCACGTTTTTTTCATTTTTGCATGTCCTTGGTGTTGCCGACGGGCTTGCCAATTGCCGGGAGAATCGTTACCAAGCCGGCTATGTCACGCGAGATCACGGAAAAACGGAAAGAGCGCATCGATCGGGTTCTTGCCAGGCGGCAGAAGGACCTCACTCTAGTCATGGACAACATATGGGACCCGCACAACGTCTCTGCTGTGCTCAGGAGCTGCGACGCCTTCGGCGTGGCCGGGGTCCATCTCTATTATACGACGTCCCAGTGGCCCGACCTCGGCAAGAAAAGTTCCGCCTCGGCAAAAAAGTGGATTCACCGCACCCTGCACGTGGACGCCGGGGCCATGGTCGATTCCCTGCGGGCCCGGGACATGCAGCTGTTGCGGACCGGATTTTCCGAGACCGCCCGACCGGTCATGGATTTCGACTTCACCAAGCCCACAGCGATCATATTAAGCAACGAGCATCGGGGCACTTCCCCGGAATTGGCCGAGCTTGTTGAAGATGAAATATACATTCCCATGCAGGGCATGGTACAGAGTTTCAATGTGTCGGTGGCTGCGGCCATCATTCTCTATCAGGCATTCACTCAACGGGACCGGGCGGGGATGTATGATTCGCCCACATTTTCCGACGAGGAATTGGAACAGCTCAAACGCGAATGGTATTCAAGATAAAAAAGGGGTGGCCATGCATAATGTTCTCAAGGTCATGAATGCGGGCGGCGTTGCCGTCTATCCGACGGAGACGCTGTACGCAGTCGGCTGCGACGCCATGAATCGCGAAGCATGCGAGCGGGTGACCCGCATCAAGGGGCGGCCCGACGACATGCCGCTGCCGCTGATCATCGGCAGCATTGACATGCTGGGGCTGGTCACGGACAACAAGTCCTCCTCCCTGCTGGAACTGGCCAAGGCGTTCTGGCCCGGCCCCCTGTCCATCCTGGTCAAGGCCATTCCCGAATTGCCCGACCTCCTCTGTGACGAGGAAGGGTATACCTCTGTCCGATACAGCGGCCATCCCTTTGCCGCCGAACTCTCCCGCCGGTTGAAGCGGCCCATCGTGGCCACCAGCGCCAATATCTCCGGCCAGGAGCCCGTGGCGCTGCCCGAGGACCTCGATCCCGAACTGCTGGCGCTGGTCGACGAATCCTACCTCGATCCGCCGTGGCCCAGGGGCGACAAGCCGTCCACCGTGGTCCGCATGCTCGGCGCAAGCCGTTTGGAGATTCTCCGCGACGGTGCCGTGTCCGTGAAAAAGCTCTGCGACAAGGGCTTTTCCGTTTCCCTGCAATCGTCATAGTCTCCCCACCGCAGCCGGTTTTTCTGCGCGTTCTCCATAAGGGGGGCGCGCAGCGTCGTTTCGGCCAATCGCGACGGACCGACCGTATAAAATCTTGAACTCCGATACACCCAAAATGGACCTTTGCCCGCAAAGGGTAAAAAATATTGTACCGTTTTCAGGGGGTGCTGTTGCGGAAGACGATTCTGGCACAAATACAAATATTTGAATTTATTTGACTAAAAAATAATTGCACCTGTTTGTCAGTCTTTGGCACGTCGGTTGCTAAATACAAAGCATTCTTCTTCCTTTATTTTGCACACGAGAATCACAAGGCTTCACTGGATGGTCCGATGAAGCCTTTCTCGTATGGTTTGCATTACGACAAATATTCCAATTTATACAGACATTTATGTATTCAGCACGCAACGACTCCGCCGATCGGGCCGGGAGCGGCGCAGTGCGAGGGCCGTCCCGTGCGGCCCGGGGAGGCGGGTACAAATTTCGTGACCGGCGCAGCTGTCGTTTGACTTCGGGGCCGGGTTCGGGGAGAGTCCGGTATATGAAATTCATGACCGGGAGAGACGCATGATAGTCCGGCAGCCGTGCCCTCATTGCGGCAGGGAGGTGGGTGTGTACCGCAACCCGACCCCCACGGTGGACGTGGTCATTGCCATGCCTTCGGGGCAGGGCGAGGGAGTGGTGCTCATCAAACGGGCCAACCCGCCTTACGGCTGGGCGTTGCCCGGCGGTTTCGTGGACTACGGCGAGACCTGCGAGCACGCGGCTGTTCGGGAGATGAGAGAGGAGACCGGCCTGGACGTGACCCTGACCGGGTTGCTCGGCGTCTATTCCGACCCGGACCGGGACCCCCGTCAGCACACCATGAGCGTGGTCTACACCGGCGTGCCCGCCGATCCGGACTCGCTCCTGGCCGGGGACGACGCAGCCGAGGCAAGGGTGTTCCCCCTGGGCGAGTGGCCCGAACTGGCATTCGACCACGCACGCATCCTGGCCGATTACATGGCCGCCCGCCGGGACCGCCGGTGACGGAATCCGGGGGGGGCGCGTACATTTTTCGCAAACGCAATTGCCCAGCATCAAAGAAGATATCATGAAAACCCTGTGCATAACCCTTGGCGACCCCTGCGGCCTCGGCCCGGAACTGGTGGCCCGCCATTTCACTCGCGCCCCGGCAATCGGGGAGCGCATTCTGCTCATCGGTCCGGCTTCGCCCCTTGACCGGGAACTGGAGCGTATCGGCGCGGCCACGTTTTTCGAGGCCGTGACCGCACCTGCGGATGTCGTCGGCAGGGACGCCGGAATCTATCTTTTCGAACCGGAGCGGCTGGCCGGGCTCGATTTCCCGTGCGGGAAGGCCATGCCGGTCGGCGGGCTGGCTGCCGGGGCGAGCCTGGACGCGGCCGTGGACGTCCTCAAGGCCGGGATCGCCCAGGGCCTGCTGACCTGTCCGCTGAACAAGGCCATGCTCCAGGAGGCGGGGTTCGACTTCCCCGGGCACACGGAGTTCCTGGCCGAACGACTCGGCGTGGGCCGGGAGAACGTGTGCATGCATTTGTGCGGCCACGACCCGGAGGACGATTCGCCCAAGCTGCGGGTCAGCTTGGTGACGACCCATCCGCCCCTGGCCGAGGTGCCGGGGCTGGTCACGGGCGAGCGCATCCTGCATTGCCTGCGGCTGACCGCCGGTTTCCTGCGAACCCTCGGGCTCGCCGGTCCCATCGGCGTGTGCGGCCTCAATCCCCATGCAGGGGAGTCCGGCAAGATCGGGCGTGAGGAGATCGAGGTGATCATTCCGGCCCTGGAAGCGGCCGGGGCCGAGGGGCTGGACGTGGCCGGACCCGTTCCCGGCGACACGATTTTCCACTTCGCGGCCAGGGGCGCGTATCCGGCGGTGCTGGCCATGTATCATGACCAGGGGCTGGCCCCGCTCAAGCTCCTGCATTTCAGCCGGGCCGTGAACGTCACCCTGGGGCTGCCGTATCCGCGCACCTCGCCGGACCACGGCACCGGATACGACCTCGCGGGCACGGGCGAGGCGTCCGTGGACTCGTTCGAGGCCGCCCTGGACATGCTGCGCAGGCTGGTCGGGGAGGCCGCATGAGCAAAGGAAAGCGGTATGTCCTGCTCGACCGGGACGGCACCATCATCGTGGACAAGCACTACCTGAGCGACCCGACC belongs to Pseudodesulfovibrio portus and includes:
- a CDS encoding TrmH family RNA methyltransferase, translated to MSREITEKRKERIDRVLARRQKDLTLVMDNIWDPHNVSAVLRSCDAFGVAGVHLYYTTSQWPDLGKKSSASAKKWIHRTLHVDAGAMVDSLRARDMQLLRTGFSETARPVMDFDFTKPTAIILSNEHRGTSPELAELVEDEIYIPMQGMVQSFNVSVAAAIILYQAFTQRDRAGMYDSPTFSDEELEQLKREWYSR
- the pdxA gene encoding 4-hydroxythreonine-4-phosphate dehydrogenase PdxA, with protein sequence MKTLCITLGDPCGLGPELVARHFTRAPAIGERILLIGPASPLDRELERIGAATFFEAVTAPADVVGRDAGIYLFEPERLAGLDFPCGKAMPVGGLAAGASLDAAVDVLKAGIAQGLLTCPLNKAMLQEAGFDFPGHTEFLAERLGVGRENVCMHLCGHDPEDDSPKLRVSLVTTHPPLAEVPGLVTGERILHCLRLTAGFLRTLGLAGPIGVCGLNPHAGESGKIGREEIEVIIPALEAAGAEGLDVAGPVPGDTIFHFAARGAYPAVLAMYHDQGLAPLKLLHFSRAVNVTLGLPYPRTSPDHGTGYDLAGTGEASVDSFEAALDMLRRLVGEAA
- a CDS encoding response regulator codes for the protein MRALIVEDEFLSRKVLRSFLMTLFDVDIVVNGREAVEAFKLSHTDGNPYDLILMDIMMPEVDGIEALQKIRKIENENNYRPRVKVIMTTALDDPQTVIKTFYDGEASAYIVKPVAKDKLYEELEKLGLLNK
- a CDS encoding NUDIX hydrolase: MIVRQPCPHCGREVGVYRNPTPTVDVVIAMPSGQGEGVVLIKRANPPYGWALPGGFVDYGETCEHAAVREMREETGLDVTLTGLLGVYSDPDRDPRQHTMSVVYTGVPADPDSLLAGDDAAEARVFPLGEWPELAFDHARILADYMAARRDRR
- a CDS encoding Hpt domain-containing protein, which codes for MSEDPMVEEFFSEVNDKYYPQVMDGLEMLEGDKLADGIEILARPLHTIKGVTGFMAGFEEASHFTHKIEDFLKKVQSGDVDSTSENVTLLSRGVNMIFQVLEQLREGNPDEEEQNEVLELIRAASESGQEISEITGAGVDVETRDEVTIIRVKDPRVHLDGHFKPIISAILSVEPGDSILLDLGQVLTFGSGAWAAVSSMGTTFKIAACNMSAEARMTLYAWGFDQTISVYADEETYFTTQ
- a CDS encoding L-threonylcarbamoyladenylate synthase — protein: MHNVLKVMNAGGVAVYPTETLYAVGCDAMNREACERVTRIKGRPDDMPLPLIIGSIDMLGLVTDNKSSSLLELAKAFWPGPLSILVKAIPELPDLLCDEEGYTSVRYSGHPFAAELSRRLKRPIVATSANISGQEPVALPEDLDPELLALVDESYLDPPWPRGDKPSTVVRMLGASRLEILRDGAVSVKKLCDKGFSVSLQSS
- a CDS encoding chemotaxis protein CheA; amino-acid sequence: MQDSIIQCIEDIETQILDVEATGQGAGEAVDALGLSCMKLSSASVIAILDMLKDGITPPSREIITSMLGICEAHKKFFFALGGLLEDSADALAKIEKSSSGFVEETEESAAKAFEEPPAVEVEIEEQGEQDQAEEAKKPEKAKPEAKTAASAISSIRVPTDSLDRVIELVGKLMVTYAVIAQGGSTNMSQVASSLRELDNVISKLQMEVNSIRLVPLKQIFMPMHRLVKSLSQKIGKKIDFQVNGDDLALDKTIVESLNEPLVHLLRNAVDHGLEDPDGRKAAGKTDTGIVTLSAWRKGDNAYIQVRDDGRGLDPDRILNKAIEKGLAEADGEYETGEILQFVLQSGFSTAEKITDVSGRGVGMDAVVNAIKVTLDGDVRIESELGKGAAFTIEIPLDRSANEGIVEALIAKVGGETFIVPSRDVVEIYMPRLNDVVGLPDGRETVDVRGEIHTLLRLADLLDLTPQVDDIEMAQAIVVRVGDYKGAILVDEVLRQQQVVITGFTVPVEEIFDIPILGYGMMGESDALVIDTEEMIRHFQERIAAQAQTSLT
- a CDS encoding sirohydrochlorin cobaltochelatase, giving the protein MHRIVESLIVCVLVLTLAVPAFAGHHDQGPAKQAIVLAAFGTSYPEALKSILNIRTRIEKAHPGTLVRLAFTSGIIRNIWKERRDDAAWQKANPGVPEDVLFVKSPLATLADLSDAGYKDVTVQSLHVFSGEEFADLKNTLIGLRSIRTVKAKSLPFTAMRLGRPALGMPGDAHPYTEDIAAAAQALKADVDEAGKMDAALVYMGHGNDFYSTGIYAEFQREMQNRHDYPVYVACVEGYPAFDDMLALLKQSGKKNVLLKPFMIVAGDHASNDMAGDEDDAWKVLLAKEGFTVKTDLRGLGMVDAWADIYVRHLDDALAQTHLLP